The DNA sequence ACCACCCGTATCCATTACAGGCTTGCTCACTATTGACAGCCTGCTCACCGGTGACTTTCCGGTTTTTTGGGATGCTCTCAAACACCTGTTCCTGCCGGCACTGGCCCTGGCTATCGGTCCTATATTTCAGGAAGCCCGGATTATCAGATCTGCCATGACCGACAACATGGGGAAAGACTACGTGGCGGCGGCGGTGGGATACGGAATTCCAAACCACATCATTATGGGTAAATATCTATTGAAACCATCCCTGATACCGGCTGTTTCCGTAATGGGCCTGGATATCGCTTCCTTGATGGGGAATGCCTTTCTGGTCGAAGTAATCTTCAACTGGCCGGGGATTTCCCGCTATGGCATGGAGGCCATGCTTCGAAAGGATCTAAATGCTATTTCGGCGGTAATTATCGTATTTGGCTTAATCTTTGTCCTGGTAAATATACTGGTGGACCTTATAGTTGCTTATCTCGATCCACGCATCAGGCTGGGAGGAAAACTTTGATGAATGTCAACTTGCAACCCGCTTCAGATATAAATGTTCCATCTTTTGCAGCCAGGTTTAAAGAGGGGTTTAGAAAAAAATGGTATAAGTTTTCTCGTAATAAATTATCTGTGGCTGGCCTGGTAATCGTGCTGGCCATTGTAATGGCGGCTGTTCTGGCACCTTATATTACTCCTTACCCGGAACATGCCGGAAAATTCGTAGACTATGGCAATGCCAGCCTTGCTCCTTCCGCCACCCACCTGTTTGGAACCGACATTTTCGGGCGTGATATCCTGTCCAGGATCATCTTTGCCTTCCGGGGGGCGTTGTTAATGGCGGTACTGGTGCTGGCCATTGCTGTTCCGGTTGGTGTTTTTTTAGGTTTGCTGGCCGGCTATTACAAGGGAAGTTTACTGGATACCATCATAATGCGCGTCACCGACATTTTCCTGTCGGTACCTCCCCTGTTGCTGGCCCTGGCTATTGCCGCAGTTTTAGAGCCGAACCTCACCAATGCCATGATTGCCATTACGGTCATGTGGTGGCCGTGGTACACCCGGCTGGTTTATGGCATGGCTACTTCCCTGCGCAACGAATACTTTGTAACGGCAGCCGAACTAATTGGGGCCAGCAAGTTCCACATCCTTTTTCGCGAGATCCTGCCCAACTGCCTTTCTCCAATTTTTACCAAGATGGCCCTGGATGTGGGCTGGGTGATTTTAATCGGGGCAGCTTTGAGCTTTGTCGGTTTGGGCGAACAGCCACCCACCCCGGCTCTGGGCCAGATGGTCTCCGATGGAACCCGGTACATGCCCGATCTCTGGTGGATGACTGTCTTCCCATCCCTGGCCATCGCAGTAATGATTTTAGGTTTCAACCTGCTGGGTGACGGAGTCCG is a window from the Desulfofundulus luciae genome containing:
- a CDS encoding ABC transporter permease, with translation MNVNLQPASDINVPSFAARFKEGFRKKWYKFSRNKLSVAGLVIVLAIVMAAVLAPYITPYPEHAGKFVDYGNASLAPSATHLFGTDIFGRDILSRIIFAFRGALLMAVLVLAIAVPVGVFLGLLAGYYKGSLLDTIIMRVTDIFLSVPPLLLALAIAAVLEPNLTNAMIAITVMWWPWYTRLVYGMATSLRNEYFVTAAELIGASKFHILFREILPNCLSPIFTKMALDVGWVILIGAALSFVGLGEQPPTPALGQMVSDGTRYMPDLWWMTVFPSLAIAVMILGFNLLGDGVRDMLAKGEHDHE